TTGGCTTCCTGAATTGAAAAGACCAAAGGCGTTTTGAACCATTTACTGGCTTTCGCTTTCTGGTCAGGGTGCATAACCAGAACGGCAAATTTTGTGGAGTGGGAGGTTTTTGCGTTCAGGTCTTTTTTGACTTTATCGCTGTCGTTCAGTAATTGCAGGCTTCCACGTTGCCCCCCAATACTGTCAACCAGGTAGTTACTCTCTTTATCGATGGAGCCAAAACGGGCATGTTTTAGCTTCAGGATACGATTGGCAATATGGGTGACGACCGGAGAGTTTCTGTAGTTTGACTGCAATACCCGGACAACTTCACTATGACCGGTGAGTGTTTTCTGTTCAAAGAATAACGACTTTACTTTTGACCATGAGAAGAAGTTGGGATGTACAATCTGGTTCGAGTCACCACAAAGGATAAAGTGACCCGCATTGCGTAACGTTTTAAGAATCAGGTATAGCTGGATATTGGTAATATCCTGAACTTCATCGACCACGATGAAATCGTAGCGGGCAGAGGCTTTGGAGAGGTATTCATGGCTGACGATATTGGTATCGTAAAGCTGATTTGATTTCAGGTGGCTGAGATACTTTTCAAACAGATCGTAAACACCTGAACGCTCTTCCTCGCTGTATATAGACTGCTTGATACCCAGCTTAAGGTACTCACTCCGTGATAACCAGGCGGATTCTGTTGATGGGCCTGTGAGCACCCCTCTGAACTCTTCAAACAGCTTGTGAGGGTCTTTCAGTTTGCTTTGGCCTTTATGTCTCTGGAACCAGGCTGAAAAATCCCTTAGCTTGATTTCGTTGCCATCAGGCACTCTGATGCTTTCGATAAACTCATGAAATGACAGAAAGTCAACTTCCTGATTTTCATTTTCATAACCGTTAGCGTAATAGAGATTACGGGCATTTTGCACCAGAAAAGGCGATAGACTGACATACAGAACATCGCCAGAAGCCTGTTTCATTTTCTCCAGAGTGAGGGCGGTTTTACCACTACCGGCGCTGCCAATGATGACCAGGGGCGGGGGGAGTTTGTAGATAGATTGCTGAGCATCATCAAAAGATATGATTTTATCCAGCAGGTTAAAGCGGTCGCTGCCCGTATTGAGATAGACCAGCTCTTTGGATTCAGTAATGTCCGTACTACTTATTACCGGAATTTTATTCTCATCGATGACCACGCCCCGGCTTAAAAAACGGGACTTTTCATAGGCATGGCTGAGTACGTGCTCCAGAATAAGGCAGTACGGCTCACCTTGAAAGCGGTACAATGAAAACAGTATTCGATCACTACGGTTTAGTCTTGCACGGTAAAGGTTAGTATCAATCTTACGGACATCAGCCTGAGTGAAATTGCCTGCTTCCAGCGCTTTCTGAACTTTGGTCAAACCCGGAATGTTCTTGGGGTTCAGGTCGTTGTAAAAAAGTACATTCATGATATTTAGAAGTTGAGCATTGCAATGCCTGCTGCTCATGATCCTGCTTATGTTGGTAGGTGCGAAGTAGGCGGTATTATAGTTCAGGTTGTAAACCGGATACTATGTAAAATGATGGTTCAGATTTGGCGAGTATCAGCATATTCTGAAATGGGTTCCCTTTCTGCCGCATTGTTGCTGGAACCCGAAGTCATAAGGCTTCGGGTTTTTGTCGTCTATAGGCCTGTGTTTCTGGGCTTTTTGAGTATTTTTCTGTTTTCCAGGCACTACCCACCGGATTTTACCCCTGTTTTTTCTCTCCGTCGTGAAGTGCTTCTTTCTTCAGACAGTCGAAGCAACAAGATAATGATTAAGAAGGTGGTGGTCTGAGGTAACTTGTTCCTTGTGCCTCATGGAGCGCCTATGGCAAATCGCAACGGTTTTCAAAATATTCCCGGGCATCGCAGGTGCGACCACGCCGGGTACAGCTACCCGTTTCCTGAGGTGTATTGCTATTTAAGCCAGCCGCATAGCGACCGCCAGTGATTGCACAGTACTGAGCCGCTTCTGTAGCGTATCCTGTTATTTTAAAGCCCCCTTTTCTACAAAGCCCTTTTGCCAGGGCTTTAAGCTCGCATTGACGATTGTCCTCGTAAATGCAGACATCATAAATGCTCTGATCCCCTCGTTGTTTCGTGATTAATGAACCACCTTGAATAAGGCAGAGTTTTTTTTCTTTTTCAATTTCGTTGTAAGTCGGTTGTTTTGAGCAAGCTGTCAGGGAGCTGGCGAGTAAGACCAGCACGACAGGAGTGAATAAACGCATACAGCAAAACCCTGTTTTCGCTAAAAAATTAAACATAGGACTCTATGGAATGACCATCAACAACGACGATGTAAAAAACAGGATAAATAAACATCGTTATTCCAGCGAAGGCGGGAGCCCGCCACGCACAGTGGATTCCTCCTCGGCAGGGATGACGGTTCAAAGTTTATTTCGTACTTTTTCACCTTTTTGCGACAGCCTCTGAACTCTACGGAGGCTGTTACACTGGTATCATTGCCAAACCCGCGGGAAGCGGCCACGATGCAAGGGTAATCCTCCCGAAAGCAAACATGTAATCGGGAAGTATTTCACTCAAGTCAGGGGTCTTACGGCGAAAATGCTGAAGGCGGAGCTCTTTGTGCTAGTGGTAACAATAAAAATTGGTTTATACTGATTGCCGATAGCTTGAAGCCATGTAAAAATGGACGCCACGTTATAAGTGTGTTTGATTCTTTATGTATAGATTTAGTGTTCCGAGAGTAGTATCTCGTCCTGTTCTGCCATAAGTAAAACAAATCTTCTAGCTTGACCGTCATTCGTGCCATAGGGGCTGAATGGCTTACTTCGCTTAAATACAGGATATGATTATGTCTACTACTACCGGTACCGTTAAGTGGTTCAACGAAGAGAAAGGTTTTGGTTTCATCGCTCAGGATAATGGTCCTGATGTGTTTGCCCATTTCCGTCAGATCGTTGGTGACGGCTTCAAAACTCTGAAAGAAGGCCAGCAGGTTGAATTTCGAGTGACTCAGGGTCAGAAAGGCCCTCAGGCTGAAGATATTCGTCCTCTGTAAGGACTGAATTGCATCATTGACGATGCGGTTTCTTACTTCACGTCAGTGAAGAAAAAAAAGGCAATGCCTCAGGGTGTTGCCTTTTTTGTAGAGCCTCCAATTAATGGTCAAGTTCACAGGGCAACCAATAGAATTTATCTGAACCAACGACCCAGTCAGTATCCAGCTCAAACTGATCCACATCGGTTACTTTTGATTTTTGTTCCAGCCATGACTTGGCAACAGTGTCCAATTGTGGGAAATGCCTGCACACCATTTGCACAACCCGTCGACAAATATAGCCATAGCATTTTTCAGGTAGCTTTTGCCACGCTGTATCATAAATACCCATAGAGTGTCTTATGGTTTTAAAAACAGCACGCTGTCGAACCAGAGTATAAGTTTCTTGAAATTCATCAGGGTATGTTGCTTTTGCAACATCAAGCCAGTCCTGGTAGGAAAGGACATGGGGAATGATGATTTTGTTATCGTTATTCACCAGAATTTTTACTGAACCATTAATAAACGGTACTATGGATTCAAGGTCAAAATTCGCTTTGATAAGAGGGAAAAGCCCTGTTTTTTCCAGATTTGCCATATTTTTTTCGATATATTTCTCTCTTAATCCTGTTGCTTTTTTCTTTGCCTGAAGACCCATAATATTTTTAAGCAGTAAAGGGTGTTTTTCAGAAATCAGGAAGTCAACTTTCAAACGGTAAGGGTCTTTTGTCGCCAGCCCAATGCAGTGCTCATTGAACTGATCTGCCATTTTCTTATTGCACACAATGCTTCTGATCATTCGAAGTTTTTGTTCTTTTTCGAATAAGGATGCGTACATGCATTTATCAATAAAATATTGGTTCATAGGGTGCTCCCTTACCCAGCTATGATGGGTTCAGAAGTTTGGATTAATTTATGAGATAAAAGTTCCTTTCATTACAGGTGGCTATTGATATTGAGGGATATATGGGAAAGGCGTAATGAAACGCTGTTTTGAGGGATTTAATGAGGATTTATAAGAGTTTCATC
Above is a genomic segment from Endozoicomonas euniceicola containing:
- a CDS encoding cold-shock protein, whose translation is MSTTTGTVKWFNEEKGFGFIAQDNGPDVFAHFRQIVGDGFKTLKEGQQVEFRVTQGQKGPQAEDIRPL